The Meriones unguiculatus strain TT.TT164.6M chromosome 6, Bangor_MerUng_6.1, whole genome shotgun sequence genomic interval aacaggactgctcctcccctggcggggggggggggggaggtcaaagagcctgcccttgagatcctgttagaaatagtccttgttccccttactttggaaaactacttggttactgagctataccacaggccacatccgagcagaagttctaggttatatccatagatggtccttggttgaatgtcagtctcagaaaagaccctgtgcccggatatatttggtccttgtagagctcctatcctttcctcatcagactaactccccttctttcttatgattccctgcactctgccgagggtttggttatgagtcttagtgtctgctttgaaacactgctaagtagagtctttcagatgccttctgcggtagactcctgtcatacattcaatgcacatctcatttgtctttctaaatgaggattgatcatcttcgcccgtgtccactttctggattatcttctttaggtgtgtagatttcattatgtctatcatatcttgtaggtctatataagcgagtatttaccatgtttgtctttctccttctgggatacttcactcagaatgatcttttctagatcccacccatttgcctgcaaatttatctggcgctttctccgacaattaggagtagtgctacctcaagacccagctataccactactaggtatatacccaaaatttgctcaagtacacaacaaggacatttgttcaaccatgtttgtagcagctttatttgtaatagccagaacttggaaacaacccagatgtctgtcaacagaggaatggatacagaaattgtggtatttttacacagtggaatactactcagcaatcaaaatgcagagtgcTTCTTTAAAGGTGAGTCTGCATGTTTACTGGTTGATAGGAGTCTCTGGATGTCTTGTCGTTTCCTGACTTGGAATTGCCCACGGATGTCTACCCTAAGCTGGGTTCTGGCTTAATCTCTTTGTATCCAGTCTTTAATTCTCCAACCCAAGTTTTTTCACACAGCTGTTACAGCTAGGCGGTCCCTTAAGATACACCAGGTTGGAAATAACGAAATGCTTTCTAAAGGAGATCTTAGGCAAGGCGTGGCATGCCAACTGCGCTGACAGTCACtgcaattatattttttaaaggttttacaCTTTATTACTGGACAAACCACATTCCCAATTTAGACATGACCAAGTCTCCAGGCTAAAAACGTCGAACAGCATCTGTAGGATCCGTCGATGACCATGATTCAGGCCTCAGTCTTGCCGTTGTGCAGTTCCTCACAGACCCAGCTTCGTTCTCCTCTGGTGCCTTCTCTTGGAGTTGTACCTGACTTTGTTACCAATTTCCATCCGAATCGGTCGAGGAATAGGACGactttgcttttgtttcctgGCCAGGAGTCGCATGATTCGGAAAGTCTTGAGAGAGGACGCGGGGAGAAGCCGAGTTAGGCGCGAAGctctggagggaaggagaggaggagcgaGTCGCTGCAATTACATCCCGACTTCAGGTTCTTTCACAGGCCTCCATTAAAACGCCAGCCGGGCGCAGTCGCTCCGCTCCGCGACTTGGCTGGAGGGAGACGCCTGTAATCCGTTGCCAGCAGGGGCAGCTTAGCCTTCGGTCACTGGGACTGTGTTCCCCATTGGCTGCTTGCAGAAAGCTTCCTTTGGTCCCTTTCCACGCGAGTCTTTCACAGCACATTTCGTAATGCACTGGTGCCTTCAGAGTGAGCAAGCGGTACGGCAAGTGACAGCGCCAGCGAGAGAGCAGCCGGCCTGTGGAGGTGGCGTGCTTCCACTTTCGCAAAAATTCACCCGGGAGACAGCCCACTGCAGTAGGCTCATTCATGAGGACAGGGACACCAGGATCGCTGTGGGTTTTCCGAACAGTCTGCCTAGCTGTGTTTTGACACCTGTAAAAGATCCCGGGACTCGGGAGATTGAGAAAGACCgcgagtttgaggctatcctgggctacatagtgagttccagaccagccttcggatacacagggagaccttgtgttaaaaacaaagaatacaTCCCTCTGGCCATGAAGATTTTGGTGACTGACACTCCTTACAGCATCAGTAGTGATGAATAACTGTTATCAACAGTTGGCGATAAAGAACTGACAGAGAAGAAATAATCAGAATATCAGGTTTGTTTTCACAGAAAATGATACTAATTATCAGACATTGAGTGAATTACTCTCAGTTACGCCTTACCATGATAAACTCTGAGGAGTGATTACTGTTCGGATATGGCCAACACTTTCTGTATTTTCAGGGTAGGTATTTTGTTGTCTCAGCTATATGCTTTATGTACTTAGAAGTCAACACTGACTTCTGTGACAGGCCCCATGTCAACAATTTAGAGTACAGAGTGAAACCTTATCTCACAGTGCACAGTGTGCGGCCATCTAAACAATACATGAATCAAATCAGAGTCTATCAGTTGGCTTCTACAAAGGAAAATAATTCTTATCTCCATTCcctcatgagaaaaaaataaaaaatgtattcttttcTCTATCGTCATCACTCAGAAAAACTTTCTCTTGTTTACTTTATGAAAATGGCTCTCatgtttttctaatatatttACTATGTTATTTTAAACATGTAGCTTTTGCATATggagtatgtgcacacacattctcacatGTGTTTACATTGAATTAGGTGCTTGGGAGGAGAGGGAACTTTTTCCTCATTTCTTGTAGAGACAGTTTTTTCAGTATGACACTTCCCCTTCTGTCAAGCACTCCTGGGCTTTTTCCAGGAAAGATGGATTGACCCAATAACTTGGAAGTTGAGGAAGCATATACCGACTATGATCAATATTCCTTTCCTTATGTGGGAAGGATGCCCACCAGAAGCATAAACAATATTTTCTCTAATCCATATGATTAGTGGGGGAGAGTGAGAAACGAGTGGACAGATGTGATGGATTCCAGTGTTCCCTTTTAATCTCCAGTTCTATGTTAGGAATTCTTTTGGTAGCAAaaataagctatttttttttttatcatcagaAAATCTGGCATTGGGCTAGGGTTATAACTCTGTGCTTAATTGCCTACTTGTGGTTCgatctccagcaccacaaaatAGGGGTGTTGTGTGTGGTAACTGAAATTTTCCAACATATTTCtaagtcttttgtttgttttttgttttgttttgtttttaagatagtgattccctgtgtagccttggctgtcctgaactggctctacagaccaggctggcctcaaactcacagagatccacctgcctctgcctccctgagtgctgggattacaggcatgtgctaccacacctggctatatTTCCAAGTCTTACTCTTCAAATTTTCAGAacatgataaaaaaacaaaaccagaacaaaaccaaGAATGTCTTTGTTGGGCTTCCTCAAATGCCAAtgtaaagggttttttttttttttgttttgttttaggtctCCATCATCTTGGGGGAGGGAGTAGTCAGAGATGCATATACAACTCAAGGAGGATGAAATGGCGGCTCAAAGAGTAAAGTTCATGGTCTCGTAGAATGGCTTTCTTCCATAGAACCAGAGAGGTCTTAACTAGTCAGAGGGGGTGTCCAAACAGCCACCGGAGAACCGCGCTGGGCAGAGCTGGGACCGGAAGCAGGTCAGTGCCATGGTCACATGCTGCTCTCCTCTCTACTCAACACGTGCTATAATCCGTGTCGCcaaataacacattaaaaaataaaaagcaataggAACCCCCTGTGTTTGACTAGGGCCCTGAATCGGCTTCTTCCCACGTTGCAGGTTCTGAGATGTTACAATCTACCATTCACACGTAAGTCCTCAAGTAAGGGAATTCTAGAGAAAATTCAAAAGATGTGTGGGTACCTTCAGAAATgtgggtggtttttgtttgtttttatacttacctatattatatgtatgaatgtttttctcctgcatgtttgtatgtgcaccacatgtaagCCTGGTGCCAGGGAGGTCAGGAGAGGGAATTGGCTTTttggaaactggagttacagatggttttgagctgctgtgtgggtgtggCAAGCAGAGCCctggtcctcttcaagaacagccagtgctcatcGCCCCGCCATCTCAGCAGCTCCATTTACTTGTTTCTAAGACAACATGCCCCTGAAGGCTTTCAACATAGTATAGAGTGTTGGGGTTCAGAAAAAGTGTCCACGTGTCTCTAGGGCCTTTTCTTGCCCTGCAGTGTCCTCCCTGCTCACTCTCTCAGAGGATGGTAAAGAACAATGCTGATCCACTGAGCTTTCACTCCCTTTGCTCTGTCAGAGCCCTTTCCCTTCCAAATGTCTTGATCTGGCAGTCCTGAGCTCCTAAAAGACAGAAGCTTCGAAGCGCGGTTTAGTCACCGTTCCTACCCCTAGGGAAACCCAGTCCTCTCTCCCTTACTACCTAACTTGCCcaagcccctttcctcatctgcaaagtCATGTGATGTGCTTTACAACATACTTCACAAAGGTGTTGTAAGATGCGTGCAAACTGACACTTCAGGCAGCGTCCAGTAAACGGCGACATTTGTGACTGTGTCTTAGACCTTCGATAATCCAGCCATTGACAACTTTCCAGGAAGCAATATTTGCACcctttgcctcagtttcttcaagatAGCCCATGCAGAGCCAGAACAGGAAGGATAAGCTGCTTTATATGAAGGTTCAAGCACAACACTGAGAGGTGGAGCTGGAAGCCTTGAGCGGCAaagttttgattaaaaaaaaccaaacaactcaCCCTTAGCCTAAGGAATTGGGGCTTTAGAACTCGGTCTGAAAGGATCTGGCTTCTTCGGAAGGGATCATTCTGAAGTCAGCAAATTTGCTGACCTGTTTGTGCCCTAGGAATTGTGGAGAAGGATAAAGGAATGGAGGTCTAACTGATTTCATCTCCTCTCCCTAATCTGTGAAACACAGTTAAGGTGAAAGGACAGTTCAGAGTGGGTCAAAGACATGCCCTTTGTGGTTGGCACACCTGTACAGCTATCAGCAGGAGCCCGAGAAGACCTCAGAAATCTGGAGGGTAGCCACGTAGTGGCAGACAATGTCGAGGTTGGCCCCGGGACCCTTCAGCCCACCTCCAAGGTAGAGAAAGTCACCCCAGATGAGTCTCTGTATCATTTGAAAGGGTTTCAGATAGGTGGAGAATAATCCACATGGTTTACCAGAGGGAGTTAAGTGACGTGCTCCCAGCTAAAGCCAATCAGCTTCACTTCTCCCTGGGGTGACTTGGGGAAATGTGGGTTTCGCCATTGGCCAACGGCAGGTGGAGACAAGTACTAACAAGCCCATCGTGTGCTTCCTTCAACGTGCTGAAATCTGGCCTCAGGGCATCGCACAGATGCACAAATCTGTGTTGCAATGGAAACTTGGACACTTGCCTTCACTCTTACCTGAGTGAATGTAGAAGTGAAATTATTACTTAAATTGTTATGTTCTTCATTGGTTTTTCCATGTTTTCTTAAAGTGtttgatgattaaaaaaaaaattcacatgaaGTGCTTGTGAAAACCACCAAGGAATTTCTCTCCCTAACCCCCCAAAAACTGAATTAGGATTTATTGAGGGAGAGGAgctaattttatatatttaggtGTTTTACTCCGACCCAAGCTTTGTAACAGGACTGAGGGGGGGTTATTCAAGCTAGACACAAAACCACTGGAAGCTCaatgaaaacactttaaaaaactACCACCTCCTCAAAGACTCAAAATTACATGTACTCACAGCATATCTTCATataagaggagagggagagaggctgcTTCTCTTGTATTTTGGTCTCCATGTGGACTGGCCTCTATTTCTTACATCTTTACTTGAAAAAATCTAGTTGATACTCCCAAATTGATCGCTTGAACTTCCGTTTCTTTCAGAGGCGGGGCATATGATTGCCACAGGACCCCTCCCTTGAAAAGGTCAATGTAGGGATATATATTTTGGGATCTATAAGTAGATTTATTTCAGAACAAATGGAAAAATGAACCTTCATTACTCTCTGGAGCTattgcttaaaacaaaacaaaaccctccctAACCCTTTTGCCCAGGCATGACCAGGGCAACGTAAAATTGGGATAGCCAAAACTTGAATCCGAAGCTTGTCATATGCACTCCCTATCATTGTCCTACTTAAGTCTATCTTTTGCAGATGCCTCTTAGCGTTGCCTCTAAGTGTGCCTACAGCCGTGATGAATTCGAGGTGAGTCCTGTCTGTGGAGAATTTGAGGTGAGTCATATCCGTGGTGAATTAGAGGTGAATCCTGTGTGGGTCTTGTGTGCCCTGAAGTAGACAGGGCTTGGATGGAGATTGCTCAATAGTAGAGAATGTGTGAGGCATTGGGTCTGACCCCTACTACTGAGAGGATGCAAAGAAAGTGAACAGAGTTTAGTGTACCTGAAGATACACTGGGGAAGGAGTTGTTTAATAGGTACAGACCTCTGTCTTCTTCCCAGAGGCCAACTGAACAGATCTTAAAGAGGCTCGAGCAATTTTCGTTTTTAACAAAATACCATGGAGATTCGGGCACACATGACCTGTGCCTCTCATCTAGAATAATAATGATCTAAATGGCCTCAGGCAGATAAGCAAAAAGACCAGATGAACTCTCTAGGAACAGAGTTCTTATTTTTCAACCACTCCTTATTGTAAAAACCCTTCTAATGTTTTCTCTCGAGTAATAAAACTGTTAAGAGTGAGCTTTTAGACAGGCccttccaccatgaggacaacctAGAATCACAACCATGGATTGTTCCAGTCATGACCACCACAGACAACCTGGAACAACTGGGAAGCAGTGTGCTAATCAAAATGAGAGGCGAGGAACACGAGATGAACCTGATTATCCATTGCTATTCTCAGTCAGGTCAAAAGGGCAGCATTCCCCAAAGAAAGTCTATGCTTACTTCAAACACAGTCTTTCATTTGTGCAAATGACTGTACCATAATTGCCACAGCCCCTCCTGGCCATGTAATTAGACTGTTTAGCTCACTTTTCCAGTTAGCTAGGAGATACCTCTCTGTGCCATTCTTGGCGTTGTAACACTAGGCccattattatattatttgttgATTGTAGGAAGGGGGATGGATGAGATAGTATCTTATCCAAGGCTAGTCTTTAACTACACTATGTATCCAAGAATGGCTTTACACTCCTCATCCTCTTGTCTCCAATTCCCCAGTGCTTGAATTATAAATGTACACTACCATTTGTGGCTCAACATTGGGGCCAAGAAAGTCTTCTCTTGAGCGATCTTTTCTTGCCTTCTTTCCATCTTTATCATTAGATGTCActagagagtggggtgttgaagtctcccactattaatgtgtggggatctatatgtgctttaaattttatcaatgtttctttcacaaatgtgggtgcccttgtatttggggcatagatgttcaggattgtgatgtcttcctggtggaattttcccttgatgagtatgaagtatccttccccatctctttttattaattttggttgaaagtctattttatcagatattagaatggctactcctgcttgcttcttgggtccgtttgcttggaaagtcatctttcaaccctttaccctcaggtaatgtctatctttgtgtcttaggtgtgtttcttgtatgcaacagactgctgggtttagtttacgtatccattctacaacccagatgcccctcaactgaagaatggatgcagaaattgtggtacatctacacaatggaatattactcagcaatgaaaaataaggaaatcatgaaatttgcaggtaaatggtgggatctggaaaggatcatcctgagtgagttgtcccagaagcaaaaagacacacatggtatatactcactcatatagacatacaacataggacaaacccactaaaacctgtgcatctaaagaaactaagcaagagagaggaccctaactaaaatgtccaatccccatctggaaaggcaaagaggatggacatcagaagaagaagaaaacaggaaaccacctaggaacctcccacagagggcctctgaaagcctctgccctacagactatcaaagcagatgctgagcctgatgggcaactgttgggcagagggaagggaattttatgtaagaactgggaaatagtaagagctggagaggacagggtctccacaaggagagcaacagaacaagaaaatttgaacacagggaacttcccagagactcatactccaaccaaggactattcatagagataacccagaacccctgcacagatgtagcccagggcagttcagagtccaattgggttacatagtaatgggaagagggactgcctctgacataatctgattggcctgctctttgatcacctccctctgggggggagcagccttaccaggccatagtagaggacaatgcagccacttttgatgtgaactgatggactaagatcagaaaggagaggagaacctcccctattagtggacttggggagtggcatgcatgcagagggaggagggagggtgggattgggaggggaggagggaggggcttatggggggatgcagaatgaataaagtgtaattgatgaaaaattaaaaaaaaaagaataataataaaagaaaaaaaaagatgtcactAGAGTGGGCCGATCTGGTTACACAGGAAAAGATGGCGAACACAGCAATGGAGGGTTAGCAGTAGTGAAGGTGGCTGTGGTGGTAGTAGCAAAAGAGCAGCCGAAGAACTCCAGAGGGCGACCAGGACAGGAAGCAAAGTTGGCAGCGACAAAGAAGGCTGCAAACTGCTGAGGAAGACACTACAGGTGCTGGTCACTGGATGAGTTCCCAGGAGCTGCCATGCCTTACAGGTCAAGTGTCTCACATCCTGACCCTGGAAGATATAATGATAGTTGCTGTTAAAGGCAAAGGTTCAACACCCCAGGTAGAAGAGCTCTAACATTAGCATCTAGGCTGAGGGTCCAAACGCTTGAGACCTGTTCAGGAGCTGTCACTCTAGTGAGCACTGCCTGATGTTACCTGCTGGCTGTATTCACAGCTGCTGGAAACGAGGGATTAAAGTAGCCAACTGCTGCAGCAACTGGTGCTTAAAGTCCAGCATTACAAGGCTCCAATCCGAGTGCCTGAAGTTGTGACTCCAACTTCTAAAGGCCAGTGCCATAGGCCTCTACCCCTCAGGGCTTGACACTTTAAACCTCTGGTCTGCCAGGCCAGCCCCTAAGCCTTGGGCACTAAAGGGCCCAGGACTGCCTGCGTAGAAAAACTCCTGTCAACTCGTGACTCATGATTTCTACCTGGGTAGAGCAAAAGGATGCAACCCTAATGCTGGTGACAGTTTGTCCCTACTGATGCACATTTAAATTTCACTTCTCCAAGTGGAGTGTTTATTGGGTAAAGGCCAGAGAACGGTGACTAAGCTATGGGGTACCTCTTTTGGTTGGGGTTAGTATCCATCTCTCAGGAGAAGTTCAGGGTGTGCAAGGCTGGACTTATTCTAGAGTGGATTGAAAATCAAGTATCTCGCCTTCCTTTTACCTGGGTCTCTCTTGTATACAGCAACTCGTCAGTCTCACACGCACATTGTGTGGTGATGAAATACAGATGTCCACTAATACAGATGTCATCACCATGTTAGGATGCCGTCTGGTCTTGAACTTCACTGCTTGCAGAACTGTCAGCTCAAATACATCTCTAATATAGGCTTTACAGATTTTTCTGTGCGTAAAAACATTTTCAATTTTCATAACTGATTATAGTGTGCTATCTATGTAACTGCAGGAACAGGAGTAATCATATCTAATTGCAGATGTTTAGATTAAGGCACGGAAGAGTTAGAAAAGGTCTCTAAGATGGTCAAGAAATGAGGCTGAAGTACCTGGTCCTCAGGCTCTCCCTTCTTGCTCTGGAATGATAATGAGAGAATCTTCCATTTTAGAAATGACCTCTTGACTTTTAAGGAAGAGTATTGCCTTCAGTAGGGCTCAAGCTCTGGTGGAGACAGTAGGCACTTCAACCAGAGTTCTACAACTACCTAAAGCAGAAATTGGGAATGCCCCTTCTCTCCCTAATCAAGGACCACCCACCTCCAGCAGAACCTGAAgacgcagaaaaaaaaaaaaaagtcaagaggGCAAATTCAGTGTGCTAAAGGGAGACTGGGAAGGTGTATAGAAAGCAGGTACCTCAAATAGGCTTAAGGTAAAGGTTCTTTGATGATGTAACAAATACTGTGTATGTTCATAGCCTGACACACACTCTTACGGATGTAAAATATTGACAGGAGACCTTTGATTAAAGATTTAAGGAGGATTTTTCCCCCATAAAATAGATTGGCTGGTCAAGTGTTGCTTTATGTAGGAAAATGTCTTATTTCCTAGTAACCACTAGATGCTGCTAATGGGCTGtggagtgtttgtttgtttgttttttgttttatctaagGCCACTAAATTATTGGCGTAGAATTTAAGGGAGCTCAAGAGAATTTACAAACATTACagtctatacatacatataggaaAATATATCCTACAAAATCAGCAAGGAAGTACTAAAGATGGCTGAGTATTTAGAGGAGATGTTGGCATTGTTGAAGGTCACATCAGGATTTTGACTCCTATTTGTCAGTTAAACAGGAATGTTAAATCTTTGGAGATTACCTTTTGCACATCATCTGAAAGTAAACACTGTAACCAATGGATCATTTGCAATAGGGAAGATTTGAAACCAGACCAGATGCCCAGTGACAGATGAacggaaaaagaaaatgtggtgtttatacacaatggaattttatttggcCATAATGATGATATGTCATCTGCAGGAGAGTAGCTGGAACCTAAGAGCATATCAAATGAAAGAAGCCAGTCAAAACACGTATTGCATGATTTCTCTTACAGAATCCAAATGTAACTATAAGCATCCATGTACATAGGATGTAAAAATAGAAGGGCTCtcaggggaggggaagaggtctaaaggacagggagagaggagaacaAAGAGAAGGTAATCAGTGGGGCAAGAAAGCCAAAACATCCATGTTTTCTCTCTTATGTAGAATCTAgatttacacagacacacactaaaaatgtaaacaacaaaaaagtgccACTATTCTGGGTATTGttttcgttttttgagacagggtttctctgtgtagccttggtagtcctagactcaatttgtagaccaggctggcctcaaactcacagagatctgcctgcctttgcctcccagagtgctgagattacaggtatgcactacCACTTGggtattctaatttttaaattttatttaaattcacTGCTTTTTGGCTAAGCAAGTGAAGCTTACCCTCTTTGTGAGTTTTCTTTTCATGCATTTGaccaatcttttttatttttattttttatattaattacagtttttttgctttgtatcccagctgtagccccctctctcattccctcccaaccccaccctccctccctcttctcctccctgcccctctccaagtccactgataggggaggtcctgctccccttccatctgacactagtttatcaggtctcatcaggactggatgtatttttctcctctgtggcctggcaaggctgttcccccctcagggagaggtagcttgatttaaaaatatctgtaggagtcaggcatggtggtgcatgcttttaatcctagtagATGTCTTCTAAAATTCACTGCTGTAGATGTCTTCACTCATTCCTTAGTTATGATATAGACTACACATAAAATACCTCAATGGTATGAATTCTCTTGATGCGCAGTTAGGCTTATTTCCTCATAGTGAGACAATTGGATTATTTATGTCTCTTATTGGATTATTTATGTCTCTtatttatgttatgtgtatgtcCTGGTGCTGCTATGTAGGCAGTTCTTTAGGAGTGCGATTACTGGTGCTTAGGATGTGTGTTTTATTTAGGATCCAGTGCCACACTTGTTCTCACACTGCTTGTATCAACTTAGATTTTTCCTAGTGAAATACACCAGTTCCTCGTGCTCTCTTGGTGGTTCCTACAGGTTCCGTATTTGCCAATCTGTTGAGAATGCAATTGCATCTTATGATGGCTTTAAATCGTATTACACCCTCAGACCTCTAAAATAATCAATTTTATGTTTATGGCTGTTATGCCTGTACATATGCCTggcaccacttgcatgcctgcTGCTGGAAGAGGCCGGACGAGGGTGTCAGTCCTCTGGAACCTAGTTATAGACAGTTGAGTGTCAATCACTGtatgtgctggaaactgaaccttcatcctttggaagagcaaccagtagcctcaactgctgagccatctctccagccccatactcTTGCTTCTTTTTATGTGATTCTagtcctattttcttcttcaaaaTGCCTATTAAGTCAGAT includes:
- the LOC132654873 gene encoding large ribosomal subunit protein eL39-like; translation: LQRLAPPLLPSRASRLTRLLPASSLKTFRIMRLLARKQKQSRPIPRPIRMEIGNKVRYNSKRRHQRRTKLGL